The following proteins are co-located in the Lagenorhynchus albirostris chromosome 4, mLagAlb1.1, whole genome shotgun sequence genome:
- the CXCL13 gene encoding C-X-C motif chemokine 13 — translation MRFTQGSLLLVLLACSLSPVHGVLETYNTNLKCKCMRETFNFVSLFLIGKLQIFPPGNGCPNTEIIAWMKNKSVICLNPRAKWTQKLMRMSRKSAFSTSPAPVFKKMIA, via the exons ATGAGGTTCACCCAGGGATCTCTGCTTCTTGTGCTGCTGGCCTGCAGCCTCTCTCCAGTCCATG GTGTCTTGGAGACCTATAACACAAACTTAAAGTGTAAATGCATGCGAGAGACCTTCAACTTTGTCtcccttttcctcattggaaagctTCAAATCTTTCCCCCTGGGAATGGATGTCCAAACACAGAAATCAT AGCCTGGATGAAGAATAAGTCAGTTATCTGCTTGAACCCTAGAGCCAAATGGACACAAAAACTAATGAGAATGTCAAG aaaaagtgCTTTTTCAACTTCACCAGCTCCAGTGTTTAAGAAAATGATTGCCTGA